A region from the Pseudomonas cucumis genome encodes:
- the dnaX gene encoding DNA polymerase III subunit gamma/tau, whose translation MSYQVLARKWRPRSFGEMVGQTHVLKALINALDSQRLHHAYLFTGTRGVGKTTIARIIAKCLNCETGITSTPCGECSVCREIDEGRFVDLIEIDAASRTKVEDTRELLDNVQYAPSRGRFKVYLIDEVHMLSSHSFNALLKTLEEPPPYVKFILATTDPQKLPATILSRCLQFSLKNMTPERVVEHLTHVLSVENVPFEDDALWLLGRAADGSMRDAMSLTDQAIAFGEGKVMAADVRAMLGTLDHGQVYDVLHALIEGDAKALLEAVRHLAEQGPDWNGVLSEILNVLHRVAIAQALPEGVDNGHGDRDRVLALAQALPAEDVQFYYQMGLIGRRDLPLAPDPRGGFEMVLLRMLAFRPADTEDAPRQPLKTVGISQATVDSANSVAAARVVAPVVATAVTPAPVAPVVAPAPVPVAAPEPVASVAVPIVAPEPEPVVEPVAVEEVVDLPWNDPVEPEVVQHPAVEPVLETAGEQPELPPIPMPTPDSVVPDAPDASEWTAAPILEPSVAQVDAATPGMDQDDEPPLDEDYIEPDMDSAYSYLDDLASEHTAEPAPEPEPEPAAMPATGLALQWLELFPKLPVSGMTASIAANCTLIAVDGDNWLLHLDPAHSALFNATQQRRLNDALNQLHGRTLTLSMELIKPEQETPAQASSRRRANRQREAEESIHGDPFIQQMMQQFGAVVRHDTIEPVEALVSQD comes from the coding sequence ATGAGTTATCAGGTTCTTGCACGTAAATGGCGTCCGCGCTCGTTCGGCGAAATGGTCGGCCAGACCCATGTGCTCAAGGCTCTGATCAATGCCTTGGACAGCCAACGGCTGCACCACGCGTACCTGTTTACCGGTACCCGCGGGGTCGGCAAGACCACCATCGCGCGGATCATCGCCAAATGCCTGAACTGTGAAACAGGTATCACTTCGACCCCCTGCGGCGAGTGCTCGGTGTGCCGCGAAATCGATGAAGGCCGCTTCGTCGACCTGATCGAGATCGACGCCGCGAGCCGGACCAAGGTCGAAGATACTCGCGAACTGCTCGACAACGTGCAGTACGCACCGAGCCGCGGGCGCTTCAAGGTCTACCTGATCGACGAAGTGCACATGCTCTCCAGCCATTCCTTTAATGCGCTGTTGAAAACCCTTGAAGAGCCGCCGCCCTACGTCAAGTTCATCCTGGCCACCACCGATCCGCAGAAACTTCCTGCAACGATTTTGTCGCGGTGCCTGCAGTTCTCCCTGAAGAACATGACCCCGGAGCGGGTGGTCGAGCATTTGACCCATGTGTTGAGCGTCGAGAACGTGCCGTTCGAAGACGACGCGCTGTGGCTGCTGGGCCGCGCCGCCGACGGCTCGATGCGCGACGCCATGAGCCTGACCGATCAGGCCATTGCTTTCGGTGAAGGCAAGGTCATGGCCGCTGATGTGCGGGCCATGCTCGGTACTTTGGATCATGGTCAGGTCTACGACGTTTTGCATGCGCTGATTGAAGGCGACGCCAAGGCGTTGCTCGAAGCCGTGCGTCATCTGGCCGAGCAAGGCCCGGACTGGAACGGCGTGCTCTCGGAAATTCTCAATGTGCTGCACCGTGTTGCCATCGCTCAGGCCCTGCCCGAAGGTGTCGACAACGGCCATGGCGACCGTGATCGAGTGCTGGCATTGGCCCAGGCATTGCCGGCCGAAGACGTGCAGTTCTATTACCAGATGGGCCTGATCGGGCGCCGGGACTTGCCGCTGGCGCCGGACCCGCGCGGCGGTTTCGAAATGGTCCTGCTGCGAATGCTCGCGTTCCGGCCGGCAGACACCGAGGACGCGCCGAGGCAACCGCTAAAGACAGTGGGGATCAGCCAGGCCACAGTTGATTCCGCAAATTCAGTGGCTGCCGCGCGGGTTGTTGCGCCGGTAGTCGCTACGGCCGTTACACCGGCTCCGGTTGCGCCCGTGGTGGCACCGGCCCCTGTTCCGGTAGCTGCGCCTGAGCCGGTCGCGTCTGTGGCTGTGCCCATCGTCGCGCCTGAGCCCGAGCCTGTTGTCGAGCCCGTAGCGGTCGAAGAGGTCGTCGATCTGCCGTGGAACGACCCGGTAGAACCTGAAGTTGTCCAGCATCCCGCCGTCGAGCCGGTGCTGGAAACGGCTGGCGAACAACCCGAATTGCCACCGATACCCATGCCGACGCCGGACAGTGTGGTGCCGGATGCGCCGGACGCGTCTGAATGGACCGCTGCGCCGATCCTGGAACCGTCCGTGGCCCAAGTCGATGCCGCCACGCCAGGCATGGATCAGGACGATGAGCCGCCGCTGGACGAGGATTACATCGAGCCGGACATGGATTCGGCCTATAGCTATCTCGACGACCTGGCCAGCGAGCACACCGCCGAACCTGCGCCGGAACCCGAACCTGAACCGGCCGCGATGCCGGCCACCGGCCTGGCCCTGCAATGGCTGGAGTTGTTCCCGAAACTGCCGGTGTCCGGCATGACCGCCAGCATCGCCGCCAACTGCACGCTGATCGCCGTCGATGGCGACAATTGGTTGTTGCACCTGGACCCGGCCCACAGTGCCTTGTTCAACGCGACACAACAACGTCGCCTCAACGATGCACTGAACCAGCTCCACGGGCGCACGTTGACCCTGAGCATGGAGCTGATCAAGCCCGAGCAGGAAACCCCGGCTCAGGCCTCATCCCGCCGTCGTGCCAACCGTCAGCGTGAGGCCGAGGAATCGATCCACGGCGATCCGTTCATCCAGCAAATGATGCAGCAGTTCGGGGCGGTGGTCCGTCACGATACTATTGAACCTGTCGAGGCCCTGGTCAGTCAGGACTAA
- a CDS encoding YbaB/EbfC family nucleoid-associated protein, translated as MMKGGMAGLMKQAQQMQEKMAKMQEELANAEVTGKAGGDMVTVVMTGRHDVKRVTIDPSLVEGLSEDDKEMLEAVFAAAVNDAVRKIEANSQDKMSGVTAGMQLPPGMKLPF; from the coding sequence ATGATGAAAGGTGGCATGGCCGGCCTGATGAAGCAGGCGCAGCAGATGCAGGAAAAAATGGCCAAGATGCAGGAAGAGCTGGCCAACGCCGAAGTCACCGGTAAAGCCGGCGGCGATATGGTCACCGTGGTGATGACCGGTCGTCACGACGTCAAGCGTGTGACTATCGACCCAAGCCTGGTCGAAGGCCTGAGCGAAGATGACAAAGAAATGCTGGAGGCGGTATTCGCCGCAGCCGTTAACGACGCCGTACGCAAGATCGAAGCCAACAGCCAGGACAAAATGTCCGGCGTGACCGCTGGCATGCAATTGCCACCGGGTATGAAACTGCCATTCTGA
- a CDS encoding NADP-dependent oxidoreductase, whose translation MPQALTLNQRIVLVSRPVGAPTPENFRLERVALPDLADGQVLLKTLYLSLDPYMRGRMSDAPSYAAPVEIDEVMTGGAVSRVERSLHPKFHEGDLVVGVTGWQSHSISDGRNIIPIPSGLQSPSMALGVLGMPGMTAYMGLMDIGQPKEGETLVVAAASGAVGSVVGQVAKIKGLRVVGVAGGAKKCRYVVEELGFDACIDHKRPDFAEELALACFRGVDIYFENVGGKVFDAVLPLLNPKARIPLCGLIASYNANEAPSGPDRLPQLQRTLLTKRVRIQGFIVFDDYGDRQPEFISAVAPWVRDGKVKFREDVVDGLENAPQAFIGLLEGRNFGKLVVRVAPTE comes from the coding sequence ATGCCACAAGCATTGACCCTCAACCAGCGTATCGTCCTGGTGTCCCGCCCGGTGGGCGCGCCGACACCGGAGAATTTCCGCCTGGAACGGGTAGCGCTGCCAGACCTGGCCGACGGTCAGGTGTTGCTCAAAACGCTTTATCTGTCGCTGGATCCCTACATGCGCGGTCGTATGAGTGACGCGCCGTCCTACGCTGCGCCGGTAGAAATCGACGAGGTGATGACTGGTGGGGCTGTCAGTCGTGTCGAACGCTCGCTGCATCCGAAATTCCATGAGGGTGATCTGGTGGTCGGCGTCACGGGATGGCAAAGCCACAGCATCAGCGACGGGCGCAACATCATTCCGATCCCGTCCGGGCTGCAGAGTCCGTCGATGGCCCTGGGTGTACTGGGCATGCCCGGCATGACCGCCTACATGGGGTTGATGGACATCGGTCAGCCCAAGGAAGGCGAAACCCTGGTGGTAGCGGCTGCGTCCGGCGCGGTGGGTTCGGTGGTCGGCCAAGTGGCGAAGATCAAGGGCCTGCGAGTGGTCGGTGTGGCCGGTGGCGCGAAAAAGTGTCGCTATGTGGTTGAGGAGCTGGGCTTCGATGCCTGCATCGACCACAAGCGCCCGGACTTCGCCGAAGAGTTGGCGCTGGCCTGCTTCAGAGGCGTCGATATCTACTTTGAAAACGTCGGTGGCAAGGTGTTCGATGCGGTGCTGCCGCTGCTCAACCCCAAGGCGCGGATTCCTCTTTGCGGTCTGATTGCGTCCTACAACGCCAATGAAGCGCCGAGTGGGCCAGATCGCTTGCCACAATTGCAGCGCACGCTGCTGACCAAGCGCGTACGGATTCAGGGCTTCATTGTGTTTGACGACTACGGTGACCGTCAGCCGGAGTTCATCAGCGCCGTGGCCCCATGGGTGCGTGACGGCAAGGTGAAATTCCGTGAAGACGTGGTCGACGGCCTGGAGAACGCACCCCAGGCGTTCATCGGTCTGTTGGAGGGACGCAACTTCGGCAAACTGGTGGTGCGGGTTGCGCCGACTGAGTAA
- the recR gene encoding recombination mediator RecR yields MSFSPLIRQLIDALRVLPGVGQKTAQRMALQLLERDRSGGSRLAQALSQAMEGVGHCRLCRTLTEDDLCPQCADPRRDDTLLCVVEGPMDVYAVEQTGFRGRYFVLKGHLSPLDGLGPDAIGIPQLMSRIEEAGTFAEVILATNPTVEGEATAHYIAQLLSNKGLIASRIAHGVPLGGELELVDGGTLAHSFAGRKPIAL; encoded by the coding sequence ATGAGCTTCAGCCCTTTGATTCGCCAACTGATCGATGCCCTGCGAGTTTTGCCGGGCGTGGGTCAGAAAACTGCCCAGCGCATGGCGTTGCAACTGCTTGAGCGTGATCGCAGCGGCGGCTCGCGGCTGGCCCAGGCACTGAGCCAGGCCATGGAAGGGGTGGGCCACTGCCGCTTGTGCCGCACGCTGACCGAAGACGATCTGTGCCCGCAATGCGCCGATCCGCGCCGCGACGATACCTTGCTGTGTGTGGTGGAAGGTCCAATGGACGTTTATGCGGTGGAGCAGACCGGTTTCCGTGGTCGCTACTTCGTGCTCAAAGGGCACCTGTCGCCCCTCGACGGGTTGGGACCGGACGCCATCGGCATTCCACAATTGATGTCGCGGATAGAAGAAGCGGGTACGTTTGCCGAAGTCATCCTCGCCACCAACCCGACGGTGGAAGGTGAAGCCACCGCGCATTACATCGCCCAGTTGCTGAGCAACAAAGGCCTGATCGCCTCACGCATCGCCCATGGCGTGCCGTTGGGTGGCGAGCTGGAATTGGTGGATGGCGGGACATTGGCGCATTCGTTTGCCGGGCGTAAGCCGATTGCCTTGTAG
- a CDS encoding acyl-CoA dehydrogenase family protein, which translates to MPAFQEYFDPSHQLVRDSVRRFVEHEILPDIDQWEEAESFPRELYLKAGAAGILGIGYPEALGGSHEGDVFAKIAASEELMRCGSGGLVAGLGSLDIGLPPILKWARPEVRDRVVPQVLAGEKISALAVTEPSGGSDVANLQTRAVRDGDCYRVSGSKTFITSGVRADFYTVAVRTGEPGFGGISLLLIEKGTPGFTVGRQLKKMGWWASDTAELFFDDCRVPVSHLIGAENMGFACIMGNFQSERLALALMANMTAQLALEESLKWARQREAFGKPIGKFQVLKHRLAEMATALEVSREFTYRQAAKMAAGQSVIKEISMAKNFATDTADRITSDAVQILGGLGYMRESLVERLYRDNRILSIGGGTREVMNEIISKQMGL; encoded by the coding sequence ATGCCTGCCTTTCAGGAATACTTCGACCCCAGCCACCAATTGGTCCGCGACAGCGTCAGACGTTTCGTCGAGCACGAGATTCTTCCGGACATCGATCAGTGGGAAGAAGCCGAAAGCTTCCCCCGTGAGCTCTACCTGAAGGCCGGCGCGGCGGGGATTCTGGGTATCGGTTATCCCGAAGCCTTGGGCGGCAGCCACGAAGGCGATGTGTTCGCCAAGATCGCCGCCAGTGAAGAGCTGATGCGCTGCGGTTCCGGTGGTCTGGTCGCGGGGCTGGGCTCGCTGGACATCGGTCTGCCGCCGATCCTCAAATGGGCCAGGCCCGAAGTCCGCGATCGCGTTGTGCCTCAGGTGCTGGCGGGCGAGAAGATCAGTGCCTTGGCCGTCACTGAGCCCAGCGGCGGCTCCGACGTCGCCAACCTGCAAACCCGCGCCGTACGTGACGGCGACTGTTACCGCGTCAGCGGCAGCAAAACCTTCATTACCAGCGGCGTTCGCGCGGATTTCTACACCGTCGCGGTGCGCACCGGCGAGCCGGGTTTTGGTGGCATCAGTTTGCTGCTGATCGAGAAGGGCACACCCGGTTTCACTGTCGGTCGTCAGTTGAAGAAAATGGGCTGGTGGGCGTCGGACACCGCCGAGCTGTTTTTCGATGATTGCCGCGTGCCGGTGAGCCATCTGATCGGTGCCGAGAACATGGGCTTCGCCTGCATCATGGGCAACTTCCAGAGCGAGCGTCTGGCCTTGGCACTGATGGCCAACATGACCGCGCAGTTGGCGCTGGAGGAGAGCCTGAAGTGGGCTCGTCAGCGTGAAGCCTTCGGCAAACCCATCGGCAAGTTCCAGGTGCTCAAGCACCGTCTAGCGGAAATGGCCACGGCGCTGGAGGTATCACGGGAATTCACCTACCGGCAGGCAGCGAAAATGGCCGCCGGGCAGAGCGTGATCAAGGAGATTTCCATGGCCAAGAATTTCGCTACCGACACGGCTGATCGCATTACGAGCGATGCGGTGCAGATTTTGGGTGGTTTGGGTTATATGCGCGAGAGCCTGGTGGAGAGGCTGTATCGGGATAACCGGATTCTGTCGATTGGTGGGGGGACGCGGGAAGTGATGAATGAGATCATCAGCAAGCAAATGGGGCTTTGA
- a CDS encoding adenine phosphoribosyltransferase, which translates to MVFDSFDIKSLIRPVIDFPKPGVIFRDITPLFQSPTALRLVMDSFAHRYVEADFTHIGAMDARGFLIGSILAYQLNKPLVLFRKQGKLPADVLAEGYATEYGEAFLEVHADSLCEGDSVVLFDDLIATGGTLIAAANLVRRMGARVHEAAAIIDLPELGGSQRLEDMGIPTFCLTQFALTDK; encoded by the coding sequence ATGGTCTTCGACTCCTTCGACATCAAATCCCTGATCCGCCCCGTGATCGACTTCCCCAAGCCGGGCGTGATCTTTCGCGACATCACCCCCTTGTTCCAGTCACCCACTGCCCTGCGCCTGGTGATGGACAGCTTTGCCCATCGTTACGTCGAGGCCGACTTCACCCACATCGGGGCCATGGACGCGCGCGGGTTCCTGATCGGTTCGATATTGGCGTATCAGCTGAACAAGCCATTGGTGTTGTTCCGCAAGCAGGGCAAATTACCCGCCGACGTGCTGGCCGAAGGTTACGCGACCGAATACGGCGAAGCCTTCCTTGAAGTCCACGCCGACAGCCTGTGCGAGGGGGATTCGGTGGTGCTGTTCGATGACCTGATCGCCACCGGCGGCACGCTGATTGCGGCGGCCAATCTGGTTCGGCGCATGGGCGCGCGGGTGCATGAAGCGGCGGCGATCATTGATTTGCCGGAGCTGGGTGGCTCGCAGCGGCTGGAAGACATGGGGATTCCTACTTTCTGCCTGACTCAGTTTGCCCTTACTGATAAATAA
- the fnr gene encoding fumarate/nitrate reduction transcriptional regulator Fnr: MSEPVKLRAHSQAHCKDCSLAPLCLPLSLNLEDMDALDDIVKRGRPLKKGEFLFRQGDTFDSVYAVRSGALKTFSLSDGGEEQLTGFHLPSELVGLSGMDTEKHPVSAQALETTSVCEIPFDRLDELALQLPQLRRQLMRVMSREIRDDQQMMLLLSKKTADERIATFLVNLSARFRARGFSANQFRLSMSRNEIGNYLGLAVETVSRVFTRFQQNELIAAEGKEIHILDPIQLCALAGGSLDG, encoded by the coding sequence ATGTCCGAGCCAGTAAAGCTGCGCGCTCATAGCCAGGCCCATTGCAAGGATTGCAGCTTGGCCCCTCTCTGCCTGCCACTTTCTTTGAATCTGGAAGACATGGATGCGCTGGACGATATCGTCAAACGTGGTCGCCCGCTGAAAAAAGGCGAGTTCCTGTTTCGCCAGGGCGACACGTTCGATTCCGTTTATGCAGTACGCTCCGGCGCCCTGAAGACTTTCAGCCTGAGCGATGGCGGCGAAGAGCAGCTCACCGGCTTCCATTTGCCGAGTGAACTGGTCGGCCTGTCGGGCATGGACACCGAAAAGCACCCGGTCTCGGCGCAAGCCCTGGAAACCACCTCGGTGTGCGAAATTCCTTTCGATCGCCTCGACGAACTGGCCCTGCAACTGCCACAACTGCGCCGTCAGTTGATGCGGGTGATGAGCCGCGAGATTCGCGACGATCAGCAAATGATGTTGCTGCTGTCGAAGAAAACCGCCGACGAGCGCATCGCCACTTTCCTGGTCAACCTGTCGGCCCGTTTCCGGGCCCGGGGCTTCTCGGCCAACCAGTTCCGGTTGAGCATGTCGCGCAACGAGATCGGCAACTACCTGGGCCTGGCGGTGGAAACCGTGTCCCGGGTGTTCACCCGCTTCCAGCAAAACGAACTGATTGCCGCCGAGGGAAAGGAAATACATATCCTCGACCCGATCCAGCTCTGCGCCCTGGCCGGCGGCTCGCTCGACGGCTGA
- the hemN gene encoding oxygen-independent coproporphyrinogen III oxidase: MLDAIRWDTDLIRRYDLAGPRYTSYPTAVQFDSQVSTFDLFHALRDSRKALRPLSLYVHVPFCANICYYCACNKVITKDRGRALPYLQRLEQEIQLIACHLDPTQKVEQLHFGGGTPTFLSHDELRQLMAQLRKHFNLLDDDSGDYGIEIDPREADWSTMGLLRELGFNRVSIGVQDLDPAVQRAVNRLQSLEETRAVIDAARTLQFRSINIDLIYGLPKQTPESFARTVDEVISLQPDRLSVFNYAHLPERFMPQRRINGNDLPAPAQKLEMLQRTIEQLTAAGYRYIGMDHFALPDDELAIAQEESTLQRNFQGYTTHGHCDLIGLGVSAISQIGDLYCQNSSDLTQYQNALASAQLATSRGLLCNTDDHLRRAVIQQLICHFNLEFAQIEQTFNIDFQGYFGKLWPQLQGMADDGLIKLDNERITVLPAGRLLVRSVCMVFDAYLEQQNRQRFSRVI; encoded by the coding sequence ATGCTCGACGCCATTCGTTGGGACACAGATCTGATCCGCCGTTATGACCTGGCGGGACCGCGCTATACCTCGTACCCGACCGCCGTGCAATTCGACAGCCAGGTCAGCACCTTCGACCTGTTTCATGCCCTTCGCGACAGCCGCAAGGCCCTGCGGCCGCTGTCGCTGTATGTGCACGTGCCATTCTGCGCGAACATTTGCTACTACTGCGCCTGCAACAAAGTCATCACCAAGGACCGTGGCCGCGCCCTGCCCTATTTGCAGCGCCTGGAACAGGAAATCCAGTTGATTGCCTGTCACCTCGACCCGACGCAAAAAGTCGAGCAACTGCATTTCGGCGGCGGCACACCGACCTTTCTCAGCCACGACGAATTGCGCCAGTTGATGGCTCAGTTGCGCAAACATTTCAATCTGCTGGACGACGACTCCGGCGACTACGGCATCGAGATAGACCCTCGCGAGGCCGACTGGTCGACCATGGGCCTGCTTCGGGAGTTGGGCTTCAATCGGGTCAGCATCGGCGTTCAAGACCTCGATCCGGCGGTACAACGGGCGGTCAACCGCCTGCAAAGCCTGGAAGAAACCCGTGCGGTGATCGATGCGGCCCGAACCCTGCAATTTCGCTCGATCAACATCGATCTGATCTACGGCCTGCCGAAACAGACACCCGAGAGCTTCGCCCGCACCGTTGACGAAGTCATCAGCCTGCAACCGGATCGGCTCTCGGTGTTCAACTATGCCCATCTGCCGGAACGCTTCATGCCGCAACGGCGGATCAACGGCAATGATTTACCGGCACCGGCACAGAAGCTGGAAATGCTCCAGCGCACCATCGAACAACTGACGGCCGCCGGTTACCGCTACATCGGAATGGACCATTTCGCCCTGCCCGATGATGAATTGGCGATTGCTCAGGAAGAATCGACCCTGCAACGTAACTTCCAGGGCTATACCACCCACGGTCATTGCGATTTGATCGGTTTGGGGGTCTCGGCCATCAGCCAGATCGGCGATTTGTACTGCCAGAACAGCAGCGACCTGACTCAGTACCAGAACGCGTTGGCCAGCGCACAGCTGGCCACCAGTCGTGGTCTGCTGTGCAATACCGATGACCACCTGCGACGTGCGGTCATCCAGCAACTGATCTGCCATTTCAACCTGGAATTCGCCCAGATCGAACAAACCTTCAACATCGACTTTCAGGGTTACTTCGGCAAACTCTGGCCACAATTGCAGGGAATGGCCGACGACGGACTGATCAAACTTGATAACGAACGGATTACCGTACTGCCCGCCGGACGATTGCTGGTGCGCTCGGTGTGCATGGTGTTCGACGCGTACCTGGAACAGCAAAATCGCCAGCGGTTTTCACGGGTTATCTAA